The genomic region GGTTCATACGGCTCACGCTTTGAGCGATTTTGCCGTAGGCGCCGTTCAAGTTCAGTATGCGTACGACAATCGTAATACCGCCTCCGGCGTTAACGTCGGTTCCGGTCTTTATGAAAACTCAAGTTGGGCTGTCCGCAGTTGGGATGCGGAGCAGGGGAACTACGGAACTCTTTTGGCCGGACACGACATCTTTATAAACGCGGTTTTGTATGACGGAACGGCGGATAATTCTGGCGGCCTGTCTACGAGTCTTTCTCATACGAAAACGCCCGTCTTATTTGCCGATAAGGATCCTGACGCCGCTTCCGTTTCGGTTCAATACAATTATAATACCGGAAGCGATTTGCGCGTGTGGCTTCCTTCTACGTCTCCTTCAGATGTGTTCCCAAGTCTTTCATCTGCAAATAATTCCGGATTTATAAAGTTTGAGGACGGATATTTTATAAATCCGCCTTTGTCTACGGCGGCGGGATTTTTACTTCCGGTAACTACGGACAGCCATTATAGCGATTGGAAAGCCGGCGATCAGATTACATTTATGTTCGGCCTTGTAGATAGTTCGAATAGCGAAATAAAGATTTGCCATACTCCCGTATATCCGAATATATTGAACTATTCAGGCGTAAATGACACTGCAAAAGCTCCGTTATACGCACTTCGGCTAAAAGATCCTAACGACATAGCGTCTATAGACCTGTGGTCGTTTAAGCTCAAAGACTTGTCGCTGCAGCGCGGCGGCGTAAGCATATTTAATAACGTCATAAATGTGAATGCAGGTGAAAAAGTCGTAATTCAAGTCGATATGCCCCAAAACGGCGAATTGAATGTTGCCGTTATGACGTTAGACGGCAATATCGTAACTTATTTACAGCACGGAAGAGCATCTCAGGGCGTTCACAATTACAGGTGGGACGGAAAAAACAATGCGGGAACTAAGGTTGCGCGCGGCATGTATTTTATACGCGTTTCAGGCTCGGGCTTTGACGAGACCAGAAAGGTAATGGTAGTAAAAGAGTGACGTTCGGGGCTTTATACACCGGATTTTCGGCTGATTCGCAGCAGCACGGATGGCCGGCGGCCGACGCTGCCGGGATTTACGGTGCATAGCGGATTTTCGGCATCGCGGAATTTTTACGGCGAATTCACTTATTGACAATTTTTTTTTTTGCCTATATATTCTTATCTGTTACGCCGCTGTAGCTCAGTTGGTAGAGCAAAGGACTGAAAATCCTTGTGTCGTCAGTTCGATTCTGACCGGTGGCATTCTTTTCTATTACCCGTAATAAGGCTCCCGCAACAGCCGTGTCGGAATTATGGAAGTTGTTATAATCGCAGTCACTCTTATCGCTACTCTGGTCGGTTCAATCAGCGGAATAGGCGGGGGAGTGATCATAAAACCGGTTATGGACGCCGTCCTTGACATTCCCGTCTCATCGATCAGTTTTCTTTCAGGTACAACCGTTTTGGCAATGACCGTCGTCAGTATTTTTTTTAAAAATAAAAACGTCCGCTTGGATCGTCCCAGAGGAACCTTTCTTGCCTTGGGCGGAGGTATCGGAGGCATTTTCGGCAAAATGCTTTTTTCAGCGGTAAAACTCCGCGCCGGCAATGATTCTGCCGTAGGCATAACGCAAAACATCTTAATGATAATTCTTACCGGCTCCGTGTTTTTTTATGTGTTATACAAGGACAAAATCAAAACCTACGACATAAAAAATGCTTTTTTTTGCGTGTCGGCGGGACTGTTTTTGGGAATCTTAAGTTCGTTTTTAGGAATCGGCGGCGGCCCGATTAATATTATGGCTCTTTCTCTATTTTTTTCTTTGGACAGCAGGAACGCCGCGCTTAATTCACTCTATATCATATTTTTTTCACAGATAATGAATCTCATTTTCAGCGTTATCACCGGCAGCGTTCCCGATTTTTCATGGCCGCTATTGATTTGCATGATTGTCTGCGGCGTTGCGGGCGCTTCCGCAGGACGGCAGGTGTCCAAAAAAATGGACAACCGAGCCGTCGACCGGCTGTTTATGGGTATCATGCTTGTTATCATATTCATATCGGTCTATAATGTATTCCGTTTCTTAAAATATTGAATGAAACGTCGCTGTGAATGCGATAAATTACATAACTTAGACGCAGAAGGTCGCCGATTTTTAGAGGCTGTTGACGGCAAGAGGCACAGATGTTCACATTTATGAGGCGATGTGATATTATAACAGCGCACGTACATCATTTATGGGAGGAAAATATGAAAAAAATCGCTTTTTTAAAGCGTGCGACAGCGATGATGCTTGCATCTTCGCTGTTTTTTGTTTCTTGCGGAGGCAAATTCAAAGCGGGAACCTATACCGGCGAAGGCACCGGAATGGGAGGCAAACTTGCCGTCTCAGTGACGCTTTCAGATAAAGCGATCGAGTCCGTTGAAATCACTTCGCATAATGAAACGCCCGGATTGAGCGATGCGGCCAGAACGGCTATTCCGTCGGCGATCGTTGCCGAACAACGCACGAATGTAGACGTCGTAAGCGGAAGTTCGATCACGAGCCGCGCGATTATGCAGGCGACGGACGCCGCTTTGAAAAGCGCGGGTGTTAACGTAGAAAAGCTTAACGCAAAGAATACGCCGAGAAATGTTGCAAAGGCCGAAGACGTTGATATGACGGCGGATGTCATTATCGTAGGAGGCGGAGGCGCGGGGCTTGCCGCTGCGATTGCGGCGACGGATGAAGGCGCCAACGTCATCGTTGTAGAAAAGACGGGGATTTTCGGCGGCAACTCGATCGTTTCAGGCGGTATTTATAACTGCCCGGATCCCGCTCTTCAAGATCACGCCGATATTAAAAGCAGCCTTAACCCGCTCGTCGAAGCCGCTCTTGCTGAAAAACCGGTAAGTCCACTTCACGCACAGGTACAGGCAACCGTTAGAAAGCAATTCGACGCATTTAAGAAAACCGATAAAAAAGTTTTTGACAGCCCGGAATGGTTCGCTCTTCAAACGTGGAACGGCGGCGACAAAGTCGGCGACTTGGATCACTTGCTTGTGTTCGCATCACAAGCTTATCCCGCGCTCGAATGGCTTAAATCCATGGGCATGGAATTTGCAAATAAAATCAATTCCGCAAGCGGTTCTCTCTACATGCGTACGCATACGTCGGTCATGCCGAACGGTACCGGTTATTTCAAAGCGTTTGAAGACACGCTTGCAAAACGGAGCGACAAATTTACCGCACTCATGGACACCGAAGCGAAAAGTTTGATAATGGACGGCAACGACGTTGTAGGCGTAAATGCGGTAGGCAAAGCGGGGAATAAAGTGACGCTGCACGCAAAAAAAGGCGTTATCCTTGCGACCGGCGGTTTTGCAGGAAACGTTCAGATGCGGCAAAAGTATTGTCAAACCGGTAAGTGGCCCGATTTAAGCGAAAAAGTCATTACGACGAATGTGGCAAGCGTTACCGGCGATGGCATTTTTATGGCACAGAACGCGGGCGCCGAACTCATCAACATGGAACAGATACAGCTGCTCCCGTATGCAAATCCATGGACGGGCGCGACAAGCGATATTACGCTCACGTACAGCGCAAGCATGTATATAAATAAAGAAGGAAAGCGCTTTGTCCGTGAAGACGGCCGCCGCGACGAAATGTCTCTTGCAATTATTGCGCAGCCCGACGGTCTTATGTATCAACTGTTCAGCGCGGACACCGTACCCGATCCTGCGAAAGGCAAGACGCTCGGCGGCAAAAGCGTAGCGTACTTTCTCGACAATCATCTGGCAGGATACGTATCGGGCGCGACGCTTGCGGATCTGGCAAAAACGCTCAATATGGATGCCGCCGTTTTGCAAAAAACGGTCGATGATTTTAATACCTATGTTGACGGTTCGGCAAAAGATCCGCTCGGACGCATTACGTGGACGAAAAAATTGCTAACCGGTCCGTGGTATGCATATCCGAGAAAGCCTGCGACGCATCACACTATGGGCGGCGTAAACGTCGATAACGATGCTCATGCGCTTCGTTCCGACGGTACGATTATAAAAGGTCTTTATTGCGCTGGAGAAATTACCGGAAATTATCACGGTGCGAACCGGCTCGGCGGCAACGCTATCGTAGACTTTTGCGTGAACGGCCGTAAAGCGGGCGCTAACGCAGCCAAAGGATTGTAATAAAAAGCATAGAGGACGGCATCCTGTTTTTAAGGGTGCCGTTTTTTATCATGAAATCGGCTTGTAAAACCTGCTACATTACAACGTGCAATTTTTTGCAAAGAGCCTCTTGCAGCGTCTGGCTGTCGCCTTGTGTCGTACAGCCGGGCAAGTCGGGAAACTCAACCCAAAAACCGCCGTCTTCTCCGTGAAGAAGAGCGGGATATATTGCTTTAATTTATCGACTTCAGAAGTCGTTATTCCGGGAAAGGAAAGCAATTCCATTTCAGATATAACGGAAAGGCCAATGCGTTTTAATAAATAGGGCTTCATACAAGGATCTCCGGAAAGAAGATAAATAAGCGCATTTGTATCGGCTATACAGTCAATTCCATTCATTCCGCATTTCCTTTTGTAGCGCAAGGCCGTCGCGCCATATTTTTACGCTGCCGAAATATTTTGATAAATCATGTCCGGATGTTTGTTCGGTGTTTTTTTTGTAACGGTATAAAATGTATTCGACGTAATTTTCAATATCCGCAAGATATTCCTGCGGTACCGTTTTTATCTGTTCAAAAAGTGTTTCGTACGCCATGTATATCTCCAGTATTAACGCAATTCATCTTATTATACTTCAAGTTTTTGTTTTTTTCTATTTTTTATGAAAAATAGATAGGTCTTGATTTGAGAAAATGTTTAACGTCGGCAGCCGACGGCGTAAGCCGCGCGGTATGGCAGGCACGTTTCAGGTCGGATGCACAAAAAGCTGTTGAAAAATCATCTTGAGAGTCTGAGGGTTTTAACATATAATACTGGGATATGGAATGGTTGATAATAAAATCGGATGAGCGAATAAAGCCTGATTATGTTTCGCCTGTTGAAGAGTTTCTGTTAAAGCGTGAACAGAAATTTTCAGCCTTGTGCCGGGAAGACGTAAAGGCTCTTCACTCCGGAAAGAGATTAAAAACGGTCTTTAAAAAATTCACGCATGTGGTAATTACAGATGAAGACTTTTGCAGACTTCCTGCTTCCGATTCTTTGCTCTCCGGAATGCAGTTTTTTCTGCTCGGAGAAATAGCCGGGCGGAATCTGCCTTTATATTGCGTAAATCTGCCTTTCCTCACTAAGCTTGACGATTCTATCTTGAATTTTACTTCCGTAAAAGAAACAGTCGATTTTCTTGACAGAGAATATGCGCAGATTGAAAAGGCAGACATACGCCGCGTTGCGACCGAAGAACTTTTGTCAAAGGGAATTCCCGTTACTCCCGAATGTTTTGCAAGCTTTATCGTAAAAGACAAACTTCCCGTTTGCCGCCTCTTTATTAAGGCGGGAGTAGATGTAAATTCCCGCGATCCCACCGGAACGCCTATGCTTAACGTCGCAGTTAGAAGTGAAAACAAAAAAATCGTTTCATGGCTGATATCCGAAAATGCGGACATTAATTTGTGCTCTCAAGACCGCGGATACTCGGCTGTAATGGACGCAGTATGGAAATCGAACGAAGCGATAATAAAGCTTCTTGTCGCACAGGGCGCCGACCTTAACTGTTTAAGCAAGGACGGGCAATCCATCCTTGTTCTTGCAGTGGGCATAGGAAAAGAAAACATCTGCCGCATACTTGCCGAAGGCGGAGCGGATCCTGACATAAAAGATTCTATGGGTATGTCCGCCTATGAATATGCCGTATTATTCAAAAATGAAAAGATCGTAAAGGTTCTTGCGCCTTTTCACAAGGAAAGCGACTGAAATTATGTATAGAGTCGTCTTTACGGGAGGCGGAACGGGCGGACACATATATCCGGGAATTGCCGTCGCCGACGAGTTAAAGCTGCTTTTTGAAAAAAAAACGCCTTCCGAAGATCTTGAAATTTATTGGATAGGCAACCGTTCGGGTATGGACCGTATGATCGTTGAAAAAAGCATGGGGCCTGACGGGAAATGCTCTATTACAGGGTTTTACGGCATTCCGTCGGGAAAATTCCGCAGAAATTTTTCATTTAAAAACTTTATCGACGTATTTAAAATTCTAGGCGGACTTCTAGCTTCTTTTTTTATTTTGTTGAAATTAAAACCGGATCTGCTTTTTTCAAAAGGAGGTTTCGTTTCCGTTCCTCCGTGCATATGTGCCGGAATACAGAAAATCCCGGTTTATACGCACGAGTGCGATTTTACGCCCGGCCTTGCTACCCGCATAAACAGTAAGAGCGCTTTTCGCGTTTTGTTGTCTTATACCGAAACAAAACGCTTTTTCTCCGTTAAAGCACAAAATAAGCTTATAGTTACCGGAAATCCCGTCAGACCGTCATTTTTTCAGGCGGATAAAAACAGAGGCTTGGATTTTTTAGGACTGGCTCAAAAGGATCTTGACAGACCTCTGCTTTTGGTTTTGGGCGGAAGTTCCGGTTCCAAACAGATTAACGATCTTGTTGCGGAAAATCTTTTGTGGCTTACCGAGCGTTTTATTGTTATCCATCAGACGGGACGTCAACTTGAGCGTCAGATAAGATCCGTTTTTGAACCGTCCGTTGACGAATGTCCTTCGAATAGAACGGATTTAGCCGAAATGCATGGAAAATGTTACAAACCTTACGAGTTTATTTATACTCAAATGCCTGACGTTATCGCCTGTTCAGACATAGTGCTGTGCCGCGCAGGTTCGAATTCCTTGTGGGAATGCGCCGTTCTTAAAAAGCCCATGGTTCTTATTCCCTTGTGCGGAAAGGCCACCCGCGGCGATCAAGTCGAAAACGCTTCGTATTTTGAAAAAAACGGCGCCGCGCTGACTTTGGTCGGCGACAAAGCCGATTCCGATCATTTAAAAAAGGCCTTGACGATTATGGAAGACAAAGAAAAAAGAAATTCTTTTTCCGCTGCGTGCGAAAAAAGAATCGCGCAGGAAAGACCTGCAGCATTTATTGCCTCTTTGTTGTATAATAAATTAATAAATAACGATATAAAAGGAAAAAAAAATGTTTAATGCTATCGATGTTTTTTTTGTGTTTGTGCTTTTGATATTTGCGCTCATGGCGGCCGCAAAGGGACTTATTAAAGAATTTTTCGGCAAGGCTTCCGTTATTTGCGGTATTGCCGCAGCCGTAGTTTTTTACGGCCGGCTCGCATTTTATGCAAGCAATTATATCAAAAATGAAATTATTTCACGGATACTTTCGTTCCTTGTAATATTCATTGTCGTATATCTTTTAATAAAGATAATACAGCATCTTAGCGCGAAAATTTTTTCAAGTGAAATCATGGGCGGCCTTGATCACGCTTTGGGTTTTTTGTTCGGATGCGCGGAAGGGCTTGCGGTTATTGCGTTTTTGATTGTTCTTATGCGAGGTCAGCCTTGGATTGATTTTCGTAAAATCCTGTCGGGCAGTTTTTTTTATAATATGCTTGCAGATATTATATCGGGACCGTCAAAGTACATGCAGGGATTTTTTGCCTGATGTTCGACAATATTTTGTTCCAAAATGTCGTTTCGGAACTTAAATGCGCCGTCTTGGATAATAATCTTCCGGGTGCTAATCTGTTTTCAGGCCCCTCGTCTTCGGGAAAGCTCACCTGTGCGCTTGAAACCGCGCGCGTTCTTTCATGTAGAAGTGAAAAAAGAGGCGAGTGGAACTGCACTTGCGCTTCCTGCGTGAGGCACAGGTCTTTGACAGCCTCCGATATTTTACTGACAGGCCCCAGAGATTGCTGCCTTGAAATTTCCGCAGCAAAAAAAACTTTCCTCGACGCGGTAAATTCAAACGCCAAATTCATAAGGGCTGCGCATTACCTTTTTATACGCAGCATAAAAAAACTTACTCTCAGGTTTGATCCAGTGTTATGGGACGGCGACGATAAAATTTCAAAAATCGCGGTTCTAACGTCTTCCATAAACGAAGGACTTGAAGAAATAGACGTTTCCCGTACACTTCCGCCTGAAAAAGAACTCGTAAAAATTTGCAATGATCTTGAAAAGCAGTGTGCAAAACTTGAAGATGAGTTTATGTATGATTCTATCCCTGTGCTGCACGTGAGGAACGCTTCATCGTGGGCGCACTTGCCTTCCAATTCCGGTAAAAAGATCATAATAATTGAAAACGCCGACCGCATGCTCGAAGGAGTGCGCAACGCTCTTTTAAAAATACTTGAAGAACCTCCGGCAGACACGGTTTTTATTCTTACAACGACCAGACGAAGCGCCGTCATGCCCACAATACTTTCCCGTGTGCGAACATATTCTTTTAACGACCGCACTGTAGAACAGCAGGCTGAAGTTATTTCCCGCATATTTCACAGTCCTCAGACACTAAACGCCGATCCCGTTCATTCCGATCGTCTTTCTTCCGCTTCCTCCGGCTTGTCATCTTCCGTTCGTCCCTGTGCCTCTCCTTCTTACTCTGCCGGCGGTGCCGGTATTGGTAGTGTTTGCGGCATCGGTGGTGTCAGTATAGAACAATTCCTTTATGAATTTCTTCCTGTTCCTCCGGCTTCGATAAAAGAGAGCGCAAAAACTTTTATGAAAGCCGTTTCACGTTCAAAAATTCCTGACGTTCAGGCTGTTTGCAAGGCCTGCGGTAATTTTTCGCTTAAGACCGTTTTAAAGATGTTTTTACAGCAATGTCTGAATTTTACGCGGCCTCTTTTTAAAAGCGCCGCCGGAAGTGAAGCTGCAAAAGAAATTTCAGAATCGCTTCATAAATGCATGAATAATGTTTTATCGTACAATCAATCTCCTCAAGGAGCTCTTGAGCAGCTTGTGAGAGAACTCTTAAAGATAACTGCGGTTCGTCCGGGAATTTTGCCGTGCATGGATTTGTAAAACGCGTTTCTCAAAAAGTTTCAAAACTCTCTCCCGTACAGATCGAACAGCTTTTTAACAGTGTAAGCGACGAAAACGAAACCTTAAACAGCGTGTTCGAATCCATTCCCATAGGTATTTTGGTTGTAAACAAGTCTTTTATAGTCCAAAAGGCCAATAAGGCCGTAGGCCGTTATATTCCTTTTAAGATTCATCCTGAAGATCCTAAGGCTGAAAACACTCCGCTTTGGAATCTAATAGACGATGCTGAAATCGCGTCGTTTATAGAAACCTGTTATAAGCAGGACAAGACTAATTTGTGTTCGGAATTTACGGTTACGACTTCGGGCGGTTCTGCAAGATTTATAACGCTTACGCTCATCCCGCTTGTGCGAAGATATAATTCCGCAGGAACCATTATTTCCGTCGCCGACAATACCGAAAAGCGGAACCAGGATGTGCTTTTGCGCCGCATGGAAAGCCTTGCGAGCCTTACGAATCTTGCGGCAAGCGTAGCGCACGAAATAAAAAATCCTTTAGGGGCGATCGGCATACACATTCAGCTTATTCAAAAGGCTCTTAAAAAAGCGCGGGAAGGTGGAGGGCTTTTGCCGGATAAAAAATTTATTGAAAATTATTTGAATGTGATAAATGAGGAAATAGATAACCTTAATAAAATCGTAGTCGACTTTTTGTTTGCGGTGAGGCCTATAAGCGCCAACCTCGAACTGAGCGATCCTAACGCTCTTATCGAACGGCTTTCCGAACTTTTTAAGCCGGAATTCGCACAAAACAACATAGAAACGGACATTGAATTATGCGATGCGTCTCCGCGCCTTTTGATTGATGAAAAGCTTTTCCATCAGGTCATAAGCAATATAGTTCAAAATTCTATCGCCGCGATAAAAGAGCGTTCTTTAGGGGACGAATCTTTTAAAGGGCGTTTTTCAATAGTCTCCCGCACGGATAACGATAGATACGTTCTCATCTTATCCGATAACGGCATAGGCATGAGCGAAAAAACTCTTTCTCATATTTTCGAGCCTTATTATACGACTAAACCTAACGGTACGGGGCTCGGTATGACGATGGTCTACAAGATTGTTAAAGAATTTTCCGGCGAAATCGACGTTACTTCCGCAAGGGGAAAAGGATCCGTTTTTACAATCTCATTGCCGATTCCGCAGACGGGCATGCGCCTTTTACCGCACGACGAGGAAATAAAAAATCCTCCTGCGGTTAAAATCGAGGATGAAATATGAAATTTACGATTTTAATAATAGATGATGAAAAAAACATAAGAGAAGGGCTTGCAGCTTCGTTTGAAATGGACGGATACGATGTGTGCGTGGCCGCAGACGGGCAAGAGGGGCTTTCTTATATAGAAAAAGGCGGAATAGACCTTGTGATAACCGATCTGCGTATGCCCGGAATAAGGGGAGAAGATCTTCTTCGCCGCGTTACGACTGAATCTCCGGGAATACCTGTTATAGTGCTTACAGGGCACGGCAGCATAGACGCCGCCGTAGAAGCCATGCATAACGGCGCCTATGATTTTTTGACCAAGCCTTTAAATCTTGATCGTCTGGGACTTATCGTAAAACGCGCTCTTAAAAACCGGGAACTTTCTCTCAGGCACAGGCAGCTTCAGGAAGAACTTGAAGGCCGCCATTCATTTGACAACATGATCGGCAAAAGCGCCGAAATGCAAAAAGTTTTTGAACTGATACGGAAGGTCGCTCCGTCCAAGGCATCGGTGCTTATTACAGGAGAGAGCGGAGTAGGTAAGGAACTTGTAGCGGATGCGATACACAATCTTTCGCCGAGAAAAGAAAATTCCTTTATAAAAGTACATTGCGCCGCACTGTCCGAAACGCTGCTGGAATCGGAACTGTTCGGGCATGAAAAAGGAGCGTATACAGGAGCCGACAGCCTTGTTAAGGGGAGGTTTGAGCTTGCTCATGGCGGCACGATATTTCTTGACGAGATTGGAGAAATAAATCAAAACATTCAAATAAAAATTTTGCGCGTCTTACAGGAAAAGAAATTCGAACGCGTGGGCGGAACGCAGACTATCGAAGTTGACGTGCGCATTATAACTGCTACCAATAAGAATCTTGAAGAAGAGGTAAGGGCAGGGCGTTTTCGTGAAGATTTGTATTACAGGCTGAATGTCATACACATACACGTGCCGCCCTTGCGCGAACGGAAAGACGATATCCCCCTTTTGGCAAGCGGATTTTTAAACAGATTCGCAAAAGAAAATCACAAGGATATAAAAGGCATCGATCCTCGCGCAAGGGCGGCCTTATACAAATATGACTGGCCGGGCAATATTCGGCAATTGCAAAACTGTATTGAAAGCGCCGCCGTAATGTGCAGCGGAAACGAGCTTACCTTGGAAGACCTGCCTCCGTCCGTGAGCCACGTTTCTTCCGACGCTCAAATTTCGGTTCCTGCAGGCATAACCTTGTCCGAAGCGGAAAAGATAATAATCTTGCAGAATTTGGCAGTTTTAAAAGGAAACAAGTCGAAGACGGCGGAAGTTTTGGGCATAGGACGTAAGACTTTGCATCGTAAGCTTTCCGAATACGGCATAGAAGGCAGCGAAATCTTGCCTGAGGACGGCACGGCAAAAAACGATGCCGCCGCGTCAAAATCTGCGGAAAGCGGCGCCTGACGCGACAATCTAATTAAGATTTTCAAGCTTTCGGAAACGGGTCTGTCCGAAAAGTAACCGACTTTCGAGACGGAGCCTTGATACTAAATTATAGTTCCTGCCGGCAGGATCACGCCTTTTCGTATGACTATAATACCGTCCGAACTGTAAAACAGTCCGTGATCGCCGTTTTCATATTTGTTTCCGTCTACATTTATGCGGCAGTTATCACCTATACAAGAATTCTTGTCTATTATGGTTTTTGCGATCTTACAATTTTTTCCTATGCCCATAAACGGAATGCCTTTTTTCAATTTTTCCTCTTTTTCGGCAGTCGTTTCGTAAAAATCGCTTCCCATTGTAATCACGCCGTCAAGTTCCGTTCCCGACTCGATGACGGATCGTATTCCTATTACCGATCGATTTATGCTTGCCCTTGTGACCACACAGCCTTCGGACGTCATTGAATTTTTGATTATCGCTTCGTTATGCTTTGACGGAGGAAGGTTTCTCATCTTCGTGTAGATCGGCTCTTCTTCGTCATAAAAGTTAAACGGCGGATCTATGTCGGTTAGGGCCAAAGTCGCGTTATAAAAACTTTCTATCGTTCCTATGTCTTCCCAATATCCGTTAAAAATATAAGAGTTTATGTGCTTTGTTTTTATAGACATCGGTATTATTTCTTTACCGAAGTCGGGATATATGTTGTCAAGAACTTCTTCCATAACCGGCGCGTTAAAGATGTATATGCCCATCGAAGCCAGATATTCTTTTTCCGGCGGAAGATCTCCCCGCGCATTTTCGGGGATTTTCCAGTCGTCGATATTCATGTCGCTGCCCGGTTTTTCCATAAATTCGATGATGGTCTTTTTTTCATTTATCTTCATTATGCCGAACCCGGAAGCGTCTTTTCTGTTTACGGACGTAGTTGCTATGGAAATATCCGCGTTCGATTCCAGATGCTGTTCCATGAATTTTTTTAAGTCCATTCGGTAAAGCTGGTCGCCTGAAAGTATTATATAATGCGTGGGCTTTTGCGATTTAAAATGTATGAAATTTTTACGCACCGCGTCTGCTGTTCCTTCGTACCATCCTGAATGTTCCAGAGTCTGTTCCGCGGCAAGTATTTCAACAAAGCCGTTTGAAAAGCGGTCGAAGTTAAAAGAATTGGAAATATGAAGATGCAGTGAAGCGGAATTGAATTGGGTTACAAGATATATTTTTCTGTAACCTGAATTAATGCAGTTTGATATGGGAATGTCTACTATTCGGTATTTTCCGGCGAAGGGAACAGCCGGTTTTGATCTTTCTTTTGTCAAAGGATATAATCTTGTGCCTTTTCCGCCTCCAAGGATAATTGCAAGTACGCGAATTTCTTTTTCGCCGTTTGACATCTGCCCCTCCTGTTTTATGGCCCTTAATGATTTTACGCCGCCGGTAAAGCTTTGTCTACCGTGTATCTTCCATATAAATTATAAGGCCTAACATCTGAAATTACAAATAAATACTTAAATAATATTTTCGGAATCCCGATAATTAATAAAGAATAACTTTGCGATTTTATTAAATTGTGCGCTATCGCGCACGAATTGCACTCAGTCGAAAATTGAGATTTTCTCCTTCGTGCAATTTTATAGGAAGGTGTAAATGATACGCGGATGGTATATCGGCGCAAGCGGAATGAACGCTCAGCAAAACAGGTTGGATGCTATTTCCAATAATCTTGCGAATGTTGATACGACTGCTTACAAGCGCGACATAACAGCCAGCAAATCTTTTTCGGAATTATTGCTCAGGAGAACCGATGCGGACGGCGTATATCCGACGGTCTTCGGTTCTGCCGACGCGGCTCCAA from Treponema parvum harbors:
- a CDS encoding glucose-1-phosphate adenylyltransferase, producing the protein MSNGEKEIRVLAIILGGGKGTRLYPLTKERSKPAVPFAGKYRIVDIPISNCINSGYRKIYLVTQFNSASLHLHISNSFNFDRFSNGFVEILAAEQTLEHSGWYEGTADAVRKNFIHFKSQKPTHYIILSGDQLYRMDLKKFMEQHLESNADISIATTSVNRKDASGFGIMKINEKKTIIEFMEKPGSDMNIDDWKIPENARGDLPPEKEYLASMGIYIFNAPVMEEVLDNIYPDFGKEIIPMSIKTKHINSYIFNGYWEDIGTIESFYNATLALTDIDPPFNFYDEEEPIYTKMRNLPPSKHNEAIIKNSMTSEGCVVTRASINRSVIGIRSVIESGTELDGVITMGSDFYETTAEKEEKLKKGIPFMGIGKNCKIAKTIIDKNSCIGDNCRINVDGNKYENGDHGLFYSSDGIIVIRKGVILPAGTII
- a CDS encoding two-component system sensor histidine kinase NtrB encodes the protein MHGFVKRVSQKVSKLSPVQIEQLFNSVSDENETLNSVFESIPIGILVVNKSFIVQKANKAVGRYIPFKIHPEDPKAENTPLWNLIDDAEIASFIETCYKQDKTNLCSEFTVTTSGGSARFITLTLIPLVRRYNSAGTIISVADNTEKRNQDVLLRRMESLASLTNLAASVAHEIKNPLGAIGIHIQLIQKALKKAREGGGLLPDKKFIENYLNVINEEIDNLNKIVVDFLFAVRPISANLELSDPNALIERLSELFKPEFAQNNIETDIELCDASPRLLIDEKLFHQVISNIVQNSIAAIKERSLGDESFKGRFSIVSRTDNDRYVLILSDNGIGMSEKTLSHIFEPYYTTKPNGTGLGMTMVYKIVKEFSGEIDVTSARGKGSVFTISLPIPQTGMRLLPHDEEIKNPPAVKIEDEI
- a CDS encoding sigma-54-dependent transcriptional regulator, which codes for MKFTILIIDDEKNIREGLAASFEMDGYDVCVAADGQEGLSYIEKGGIDLVITDLRMPGIRGEDLLRRVTTESPGIPVIVLTGHGSIDAAVEAMHNGAYDFLTKPLNLDRLGLIVKRALKNRELSLRHRQLQEELEGRHSFDNMIGKSAEMQKVFELIRKVAPSKASVLITGESGVGKELVADAIHNLSPRKENSFIKVHCAALSETLLESELFGHEKGAYTGADSLVKGRFELAHGGTIFLDEIGEINQNIQIKILRVLQEKKFERVGGTQTIEVDVRIITATNKNLEEEVRAGRFREDLYYRLNVIHIHVPPLRERKDDIPLLASGFLNRFAKENHKDIKGIDPRARAALYKYDWPGNIRQLQNCIESAAVMCSGNELTLEDLPPSVSHVSSDAQISVPAGITLSEAEKIIILQNLAVLKGNKSKTAEVLGIGRKTLHRKLSEYGIEGSEILPEDGTAKNDAAASKSAESGA